The nucleotide sequence AGGGAACTCTTGTTCGGTGACGTAATCAAGGATTTCAAAGATGCGTACCGGACGATGTTTCCCCTTGACTCGTACCCGGTCGATCTCGCGACTTCTCAAGGGTTTTTTGATGCGTGTGAACGTATTTTCGCTCAACAAGATCGGAGTGCCGTAATATTTGGTGGCTGATTCGATCCGGGCCGTCAGATTGACCTCATCCCCAATGACGGTGTAATCCATCCGTTTGGGTGATCCGATATATCCGGAGACCACCAGACCGGTATTGATGCCGATTCCGATCCGCAGAGGCCTGTTGCCTTTCCTGGCACGTGATGCGTTGAATTCCCGTAGCCGGATCATCATGTCTTGCGATGCCAGAACAGCGTTTTCGGCGTCATTACCGGTTGGCAGTGGCGTTCCGAAAACCGCCATGATGGCATCACCAATAAATTTGTCCAATGTTCCATCATTGCTGAAAATGAGGTCAACCATTCTTCCCAAATAGTCATTCAGCATGGCAATGGTTTCAAGGGCCGAAAGATCTTCAGACAGGGAGGTAAAGCTGCGCAGATCCGAGAAAAGAATGGTAACCTCCTGCTCGATGCCACCTAAAACCGAAACATCGTTCGTACCCAGGAAGTCGTCGATCACCTGGCTGGGCATGTAGCGGGAGAGGGCATTCTTGACACGTTTTTCGCGAGAAATGTCGTCGAACACCAGCAGACCACCGATCAACCGGCCATCCAGTCCCAGCATGGGAACCGTTGACAGGTTGATGCTGATGATTTTTCCTGACTTTGTAATCAAATTTTTTTCCGTTACGTCTTCCACTTTCCCCATTTCCAGAAGACGGTCGATTCGATCTCCCACCCAGGCGTTGGTCTCTCTGAAGAGTATTTGAGCAGAGTGTCCCGGAAGCTGGTCTGCATCGATGCCGAGAATGCGGAGAGCAGCTTGGTTGACTTTGACGATGGTTCCTTCCAGGTCAAAGGTGATCACCCCATTGGAGAGACTTTTCAAGATGTTTTCGTTGTAATTCTTGATTGACAAGGTTTCTTCGAACAATATGGCGTTACGCAAGGCGGTGGCGGCCACGACCGACAAGGTTGATGCCCGATGCAGATCAACAGCGCGAAACTCCTGTTGCGAGGAGCTGATGCCCAGAACCAGCATTCCTGCAACCTTGCCGGGATTTTCCAGTGGAACCATGAGAAGGGCGCAATCCTCCGACTGTTTCACTTGCCAGCGGGGATCTGACGTCAGATGATTGATGATCTCTCCATGTGCATGGGCTGTGATGCTGTGGAACAGCTCCGATTCGACAACCTGTGAAAAAAAAAGGTCGTCGGGAGACCGGCCAGACACACCGACCAGCCTTTGGTGACCGGTTTTTTGATCCGGCCAGAACACCACGCCCCATTCGGCAATGGATTCATGACCACAGAACTCCGCCAGCAGCGATTCTCCGATCTCCTTGACCACCATGGAATGGTTCAGACCCAAAACAGCGCGGTTCAAATGGGCATGGGATCGATACATTTCCAAAGTTTCAGCGGTCACCGCACGGCGGGCCAACTCGGATTCAACAATGGCTTGCAGGCCCATGATGATGAACTCGGCCTTGCTGGCAACATTTTTTCGCAACGACTCCGTACACTCATTTGGAAGGCGGATCAACAAATGGCCGATGATCTGTTCCTCCAATGATATGGGGGATTTGATGATTTCCTGACTTTCGAGAAAATCCATGTTCTTTTCATCCCCGGCAGCGCACAGAATCTGTCCCTCCTGATCCACGACCGCCAGGGAAAGACCCTGACCGAAACAGGCTTGCGCCTTATGCAGATGGTCGAGCAGGAATTTCCTGCCAACCAACCTCTTGAGTTTCAACATGATATAAGATATCCCTCGATGATCAGATCACGATGATCAAGTCATTTTGTAAAACCAGGTTCTCTCTCTTGTCGTCCTCCAGATGTCGCCGACCCGGAACATCGCCCACAATGCCCGGAAGACGGTGTAGGGAAGGCACGGGCGCTGATGTGATCGGGCATGGCTCTTCGCATCAACTGATGATATGCCGAACACGCGGCAGAAAATCGTGGACGACGACCGGTTTGACGGCAAAATCCACGGCTCCGAGGCGGAAGGCACGATCCCTGGTTTCTGTCTTGTCGTCGCCGGTGATCAGGATGACCGGGATGGCTTCGGTTTCCGGTTTTTTCTTGAGTTCCTTGATCAACTGGAAACCATCCATTTCCGGCATGGCAATATCGGTAATGATCAGATGCGGGAGTTCCCGGGCGATCATGGCCAGGGCTTCCTGGCCGCTGCCGGCTTCATGAATCGAGACATCCAGGGCCTCCAGGAAGGCGCTGATCATGACCCGATCCATGGCACCATCGTCCACAACCAGCACCCGGGGGCGCAGAGGGGGGAGCCAGATGGTAAACGTCGTGCCGGCACCGAGTTCGGATTGGGCTTCCAGACGGCCACCAT is from Magnetococcales bacterium and encodes:
- a CDS encoding PAS domain S-box protein produces the protein MLKLKRLVGRKFLLDHLHKAQACFGQGLSLAVVDQEGQILCAAGDEKNMDFLESQEIIKSPISLEEQIIGHLLIRLPNECTESLRKNVASKAEFIIMGLQAIVESELARRAVTAETLEMYRSHAHLNRAVLGLNHSMVVKEIGESLLAEFCGHESIAEWGVVFWPDQKTGHQRLVGVSGRSPDDLFFSQVVESELFHSITAHAHGEIINHLTSDPRWQVKQSEDCALLMVPLENPGKVAGMLVLGISSSQQEFRAVDLHRASTLSVVAATALRNAILFEETLSIKNYNENILKSLSNGVITFDLEGTIVKVNQAALRILGIDADQLPGHSAQILFRETNAWVGDRIDRLLEMGKVEDVTEKNLITKSGKIISINLSTVPMLGLDGRLIGGLLVFDDISREKRVKNALSRYMPSQVIDDFLGTNDVSVLGGIEQEVTILFSDLRSFTSLSEDLSALETIAMLNDYLGRMVDLIFSNDGTLDKFIGDAIMAVFGTPLPTGNDAENAVLASQDMMIRLREFNASRARKGNRPLRIGIGINTGLVVSGYIGSPKRMDYTVIGDEVNLTARIESATKYYGTPILLSENTFTRIKKPLRSREIDRVRVKGKHRPVRIFEILDYVTEQEFPAVDKALEYFNSGMAAYNQRQWQQASEAFAQVIRIKSTDKPSVIYLQRCLGWMEKDPGQEWDGVTTLA